From the Oncorhynchus nerka isolate Pitt River linkage group LG20, Oner_Uvic_2.0, whole genome shotgun sequence genome, one window contains:
- the LOC115102491 gene encoding sal-like protein 4 isoform X2, producing the protein MVWDELDRKVKEKQPTSTQHKWELLQDCWRSIPGVLQDGQTEENGNEVKRFRMDEMKVCNKCCAEFIDEAEFLKHQNNCTKSHEMVIMKDGEGREVPDDFSQSDFQKDHSDCQSSSSTLSKSNAVSMERMEEELKSNSEEQPSKQDQVEMSDSPRPEMSCHQHQASSKPQDSNVTLESMPGTKVAVTQHSSNSGLNNCKSPQASQEALQAIPVILEQLVALQQQQLQQIQLTEQIRIQVSMMAPQSLHSALGAAVDPLKALGVHLSQQLSAAAALIGKRTGTQSLSLESLKQGKLPLSNGIPTSLARGMGPMPFKADMLKGLPDMANHLPAILPHSPGSVVYQSPLTNLSSGMDPSKKVKSKIPNMPESKNGSGGDSMYKHKCKYCGKTFGNDSALQIHLRSHTGERPFKCNICGNRFTTKGNLKVHFQRHKEKYPYIRMNPHPVPEHLDNIPTSSGIPYGMSMPIEESNMVDMKPMLGLPSPGFHPSALQGFKPSFDCFRSDPFSLRASSGGDCVSISSNNHEMGSDQDHQVSKELMGALHHMNGKGLPGDHNSSETAKLQQMVDGLEKRTNDSNECYICHRVLSCQSSLKMHYRTHTGERPYKCKICGRAFSTNGNLKAHYGVHRANTPLKMQHSCPICQKKFTNAVVLQQHIRMHMGGQIPNTPMPETQLEALEEIDSSLPEEKSMDTNGFECMVDQDAELDSQEKPSDTSDSLTPSFSEEPHQPNQDPPSSMFSSIAAQENHMKNLTLPLNLQRQSGTASECDGVPPKESPSAAECIREHEYRNGRSPDILDSVSFHSSPVNGLAAAYMAKSPESAIPEDYTRNEPRTDSDSSSQDANGALDLTAPSFTQKNIKEEPGLPFTNREYAPSHLPPFMRVPPSLVKLERQIPPESSMGMGPLLVSQMPQGVGGQPRDGSSAHRRSSKQHLCNSCGKNFSSASALQIHERTHTGEKPFGCTICGRAFTTKGNLKVHVGTHMWNSSARRGQRLSLDNPMALMAMSSESGNMMPEMMPSPRELGPPPPMNFDQSLWNQYTAAFTNGLSMKTNEISVIQNGGMPGSLAGGPTVCSTGGLMEMDGSHSGLPATMAEMERNGSECVARSQFQHFMEEGKIAVN; encoded by the exons atggtttgggatgagttggatcgcaaagtgaaggaaaagcagccaacaagtactcagcataaatgggaactgcttcaagactgttggagaagcattccag GCGTTTTACAAGACGGTCAAACTGAAGAGAATGGGAATGAGGTGAAGAGGTTTAGAATGGACGAGATGAAGGTTTGCAACAAATGTTGTGCTGAATTCATCGATGAGGCTGAGTTTTTAAAACATCAGAATAATTGCACTAAAAGTCATGAGATGGTCATCATgaaagatggagaggggagagaagtacCAGATGACTTCTCACAGAGTGACTTTCAGAAAGACCACAGTGACTGCCAGTCCAGCAGTAGTACTCTGTCAAAGTCCAATGCAGTGTCTATGGAAAGGATGGAGGAAGAACTCAAATCGAACAGTGAGGAACAACCATCCAAACAAGACCAGGTGGAGATGTCTGACAGTCCCAGGCCTGAGATGAGTTGCCATCAGCACCAAGCCTCATCCAAACCCCAAGATTCAAATGTTACCTTGGAGTCCATGCCTGGCACCAAAGTGGCTGTCACTCAGCACTCATCGAACAGTGGGTTGAACAACTGCAAGTCTCCACAGGCCTCCCAGGAGGCCTTGCAAGCCATCCCTGTGATCCTGGAACAGCTAGTGGCCCTCCAGCAGCAGCAGCTCCAGCAGATCCAACTGACTGAGCAGATCCGTATCCAAGTGTCAATGATGGCTCCACAGAGCCTCCACTCGGCCCTAGGGGCAGCAGTCGACCCCCTCAAAGCCTTAGGAGTTCATCTCTCCCAGCAGCTCTCTGCTGCAGCAGCCCTGATCGGCAAGAGGACTGGCACCCAGAGCCTCTCGCTAGAGTCCCTCAAACAGGGTAAACTACCTCTGTCCAATGGCATTCCCACCTCACTGGCTCGAGGCATGGGGCCGATGCCCTTCAAAGCCGATATGTTGAAGGGGCTTCCAGACATGGCCAACCACCTACCAGCGATACTGCCTCATTCACCAGGCTCCGTGGTCTACCAAAGTCCCCTCACTAACCTCTCATCAGGGATGGATCCCTCTAAGAAAGTAAAGAGCAAGATCCCAAATATGCCTGAGTCTAAAAATGGGTCTGGTGGCGACAGCATGTACAAACACAAGTGTAAGTACTGTGGGAAAACGTTTGGGAATGACAGCGCACTCCAGATCCATTTGCGCTCGCACACTGGAGAAAGACCATTTAAATGTAACATATGTGGAAACCGTTTCACAACCAAAGGAAACCTCAAAGTGCATTTCCAAAGACACAAGGAGAAGTACCCTTACATCAGGATGAACCCACATCCTGTGCCGGAACACCTTGACAACATTCCCACCAGCAGCGGCATCCCCTACGGCATGTCAATGCCCATTGAAGAATCCAACATGGTGGACATGAAGCCAATGCTCGGCCTCCCATCTCCAGGTTTCCACCCATCAGCACTGCAGGGGTTCAAGCCTTCATTTGATTGTTTCAGGAGTGACCCGTTCTCCCTAAGAGCGTCATCGGGAGGTGACTGCGTGTCAATTTCCTCAAACAATCACGAAATGGGCTCTGATCAGGACCACCAGGTATCTAAAGAGCTAATGGGAGCGCTGCATCACATGAATGGCAAAGGCCTTCCTGGTGACCACAACAGCTCTGAAACTGCCAAACTACAGCAAATGGTGGATGGACTGGAAAAGAGGACCAATGACTCAAACGAGTGCTACATCTGCCACCGGGTGCTCAGCTGCCAGAGCTCCTTGAAGATGCATTACCGTACACATACGGGCGAGCGGCCCTACAAGTGTAAGATCTGTGGACGTGCCTTCTCCACCAATGGCAACCTCAAAGCTCATTACGGTGTTCATCGGGCCAACACTCCCCTCAAGATGCAGCACTCTTGCCCCATCTGCCAGAAGAAGTTCACCAATGCAGTGGTTCTTCAGCAGCACATCCGCATGCACATGGGAGGCCAGATCCCTAACACCCCCATGCCAGAGACCCAGCTCGAGGCCTTGGAAGAAATTGACTCCTCTCTGCCTGAGGAGAAGTCCATGGACACCAACGGCTTTGAGTGCATGGTAGACCAGGATGCAGAGCTTGACTCTCAAGAAAAGCCAAGCGACACCTCCGATTCTCTCACACCATCTTTCTCTGAGGAACCACACCAACCTAATCAGGACCCTCCATCCTCTATGTTCTCCAGCATAGCTGCTCAGGAGAACCACATGAAGAACCTCACCTTGCCTCTCAACCTGCAGCGCCAAAGCGGCACTGCCTCGGAGTGTGATGGAGTGCCCCCCAAAGAGTCCCCATCAGCCGCCGAGTGCATCCGGGAACATGAGTACCGGAATGGCCGCAGCCCTGACATCTTGGACTCGGTCTCTTTCCACTCATCACCAGTCAACGGACTGGCTGCTGCCTACATGGCTAAGTCCCCCGAGTCAGCCATCCCTGAGGATTACACCCGGAATGAGCCTAGAACGGACTCTGACAGCAGCTCTCAGGATGCCAATGGAGCTCTGGACCTAACGGCACCCAGCTTTACCCAAAAAAACATCAAAGAAGAGCCTGGCCTACCCTTCACTAATAGAGAGTATG CTCCCAGCCATTTGCCTCCTTTTATGAGGGTGCCTCCCAGTCTGGTCAAACTGGAGAGGCAGATTCCCCCAGAGAGCTCCATGGGCATGGGCCCTCTATTGGTCTCCCAGATGCCTCAGGGAGTGGGAGGGCAGCCACGGGATGGCTCCAGTGCTCACCGTAGATCCAGCAAGCAGCATCTGTGTAACTCCTGTGGCAAAAACTTCTCCTCTGCCAGCGCCCTGCAGATCCATGAAAGGACTCACACTGGCGAGAAGCCCTTTGGCTGCACCATTTGTGGCAGGGCCTTCACCACTAAAGGCAACCTCAag GTGCACGTTGGAACTCACATGTGGAACAGCTCTGCGAGGCGTGGCCAGCGCCTCTCTCTGGACAACCCCATGGCCCTGATGGCGATGAGCTCAGAGTCTGGCAACATGATGCCAGAGATGATGCCATCTCCCAGGGAACTGGGTCCTCCTCCGCCGATGAACTTCGACCAGTCTCTGTGGAACCAGTACACTGCTGCTTTCACCAATGGCCTGTCCATGAAGACTAACGAGATCTCTGTGATCCAAAATGGCGGAATGCCTGGTAGCCTAGCCGGTGGTCCTACGGTCTGCTCTACTGGAGGCCTGATGGAAATGGATGGGTCCCACTCTGGCCTGCCTGCCACCATGGCAGAGATGGAAAGGAATGGCTCAGAGTGTGTGGCTAGATCTCAGTTCCAACATTTCATGGAGGAAGGGAAAATTGCAGTGAACTAG
- the LOC115102491 gene encoding sal-like protein 4 isoform X1, which yields MRISTSGANFTTRRICKEGTKIALLFAPDGCTMSRRKQAKPQQINSDEPGSSENGVLQDGQTEENGNEVKRFRMDEMKVCNKCCAEFIDEAEFLKHQNNCTKSHEMVIMKDGEGREVPDDFSQSDFQKDHSDCQSSSSTLSKSNAVSMERMEEELKSNSEEQPSKQDQVEMSDSPRPEMSCHQHQASSKPQDSNVTLESMPGTKVAVTQHSSNSGLNNCKSPQASQEALQAIPVILEQLVALQQQQLQQIQLTEQIRIQVSMMAPQSLHSALGAAVDPLKALGVHLSQQLSAAAALIGKRTGTQSLSLESLKQGKLPLSNGIPTSLARGMGPMPFKADMLKGLPDMANHLPAILPHSPGSVVYQSPLTNLSSGMDPSKKVKSKIPNMPESKNGSGGDSMYKHKCKYCGKTFGNDSALQIHLRSHTGERPFKCNICGNRFTTKGNLKVHFQRHKEKYPYIRMNPHPVPEHLDNIPTSSGIPYGMSMPIEESNMVDMKPMLGLPSPGFHPSALQGFKPSFDCFRSDPFSLRASSGGDCVSISSNNHEMGSDQDHQVSKELMGALHHMNGKGLPGDHNSSETAKLQQMVDGLEKRTNDSNECYICHRVLSCQSSLKMHYRTHTGERPYKCKICGRAFSTNGNLKAHYGVHRANTPLKMQHSCPICQKKFTNAVVLQQHIRMHMGGQIPNTPMPETQLEALEEIDSSLPEEKSMDTNGFECMVDQDAELDSQEKPSDTSDSLTPSFSEEPHQPNQDPPSSMFSSIAAQENHMKNLTLPLNLQRQSGTASECDGVPPKESPSAAECIREHEYRNGRSPDILDSVSFHSSPVNGLAAAYMAKSPESAIPEDYTRNEPRTDSDSSSQDANGALDLTAPSFTQKNIKEEPGLPFTNREYAPSHLPPFMRVPPSLVKLERQIPPESSMGMGPLLVSQMPQGVGGQPRDGSSAHRRSSKQHLCNSCGKNFSSASALQIHERTHTGEKPFGCTICGRAFTTKGNLKVHVGTHMWNSSARRGQRLSLDNPMALMAMSSESGNMMPEMMPSPRELGPPPPMNFDQSLWNQYTAAFTNGLSMKTNEISVIQNGGMPGSLAGGPTVCSTGGLMEMDGSHSGLPATMAEMERNGSECVARSQFQHFMEEGKIAVN from the exons ATGCGCATTTCTACTTCAGGGGCTAATTTTACAACCCGAAGAATTTGTAAAGAAGGGACGAAAATTGCGTTACTATTTGCTCCCGATGGTTGCACCATGTCGAGGCGCAAGCAAGCTAAGCCACAGCAAATCAATTCCGATGAGCCCGGTTCGTCAGAAAATG GCGTTTTACAAGACGGTCAAACTGAAGAGAATGGGAATGAGGTGAAGAGGTTTAGAATGGACGAGATGAAGGTTTGCAACAAATGTTGTGCTGAATTCATCGATGAGGCTGAGTTTTTAAAACATCAGAATAATTGCACTAAAAGTCATGAGATGGTCATCATgaaagatggagaggggagagaagtacCAGATGACTTCTCACAGAGTGACTTTCAGAAAGACCACAGTGACTGCCAGTCCAGCAGTAGTACTCTGTCAAAGTCCAATGCAGTGTCTATGGAAAGGATGGAGGAAGAACTCAAATCGAACAGTGAGGAACAACCATCCAAACAAGACCAGGTGGAGATGTCTGACAGTCCCAGGCCTGAGATGAGTTGCCATCAGCACCAAGCCTCATCCAAACCCCAAGATTCAAATGTTACCTTGGAGTCCATGCCTGGCACCAAAGTGGCTGTCACTCAGCACTCATCGAACAGTGGGTTGAACAACTGCAAGTCTCCACAGGCCTCCCAGGAGGCCTTGCAAGCCATCCCTGTGATCCTGGAACAGCTAGTGGCCCTCCAGCAGCAGCAGCTCCAGCAGATCCAACTGACTGAGCAGATCCGTATCCAAGTGTCAATGATGGCTCCACAGAGCCTCCACTCGGCCCTAGGGGCAGCAGTCGACCCCCTCAAAGCCTTAGGAGTTCATCTCTCCCAGCAGCTCTCTGCTGCAGCAGCCCTGATCGGCAAGAGGACTGGCACCCAGAGCCTCTCGCTAGAGTCCCTCAAACAGGGTAAACTACCTCTGTCCAATGGCATTCCCACCTCACTGGCTCGAGGCATGGGGCCGATGCCCTTCAAAGCCGATATGTTGAAGGGGCTTCCAGACATGGCCAACCACCTACCAGCGATACTGCCTCATTCACCAGGCTCCGTGGTCTACCAAAGTCCCCTCACTAACCTCTCATCAGGGATGGATCCCTCTAAGAAAGTAAAGAGCAAGATCCCAAATATGCCTGAGTCTAAAAATGGGTCTGGTGGCGACAGCATGTACAAACACAAGTGTAAGTACTGTGGGAAAACGTTTGGGAATGACAGCGCACTCCAGATCCATTTGCGCTCGCACACTGGAGAAAGACCATTTAAATGTAACATATGTGGAAACCGTTTCACAACCAAAGGAAACCTCAAAGTGCATTTCCAAAGACACAAGGAGAAGTACCCTTACATCAGGATGAACCCACATCCTGTGCCGGAACACCTTGACAACATTCCCACCAGCAGCGGCATCCCCTACGGCATGTCAATGCCCATTGAAGAATCCAACATGGTGGACATGAAGCCAATGCTCGGCCTCCCATCTCCAGGTTTCCACCCATCAGCACTGCAGGGGTTCAAGCCTTCATTTGATTGTTTCAGGAGTGACCCGTTCTCCCTAAGAGCGTCATCGGGAGGTGACTGCGTGTCAATTTCCTCAAACAATCACGAAATGGGCTCTGATCAGGACCACCAGGTATCTAAAGAGCTAATGGGAGCGCTGCATCACATGAATGGCAAAGGCCTTCCTGGTGACCACAACAGCTCTGAAACTGCCAAACTACAGCAAATGGTGGATGGACTGGAAAAGAGGACCAATGACTCAAACGAGTGCTACATCTGCCACCGGGTGCTCAGCTGCCAGAGCTCCTTGAAGATGCATTACCGTACACATACGGGCGAGCGGCCCTACAAGTGTAAGATCTGTGGACGTGCCTTCTCCACCAATGGCAACCTCAAAGCTCATTACGGTGTTCATCGGGCCAACACTCCCCTCAAGATGCAGCACTCTTGCCCCATCTGCCAGAAGAAGTTCACCAATGCAGTGGTTCTTCAGCAGCACATCCGCATGCACATGGGAGGCCAGATCCCTAACACCCCCATGCCAGAGACCCAGCTCGAGGCCTTGGAAGAAATTGACTCCTCTCTGCCTGAGGAGAAGTCCATGGACACCAACGGCTTTGAGTGCATGGTAGACCAGGATGCAGAGCTTGACTCTCAAGAAAAGCCAAGCGACACCTCCGATTCTCTCACACCATCTTTCTCTGAGGAACCACACCAACCTAATCAGGACCCTCCATCCTCTATGTTCTCCAGCATAGCTGCTCAGGAGAACCACATGAAGAACCTCACCTTGCCTCTCAACCTGCAGCGCCAAAGCGGCACTGCCTCGGAGTGTGATGGAGTGCCCCCCAAAGAGTCCCCATCAGCCGCCGAGTGCATCCGGGAACATGAGTACCGGAATGGCCGCAGCCCTGACATCTTGGACTCGGTCTCTTTCCACTCATCACCAGTCAACGGACTGGCTGCTGCCTACATGGCTAAGTCCCCCGAGTCAGCCATCCCTGAGGATTACACCCGGAATGAGCCTAGAACGGACTCTGACAGCAGCTCTCAGGATGCCAATGGAGCTCTGGACCTAACGGCACCCAGCTTTACCCAAAAAAACATCAAAGAAGAGCCTGGCCTACCCTTCACTAATAGAGAGTATG CTCCCAGCCATTTGCCTCCTTTTATGAGGGTGCCTCCCAGTCTGGTCAAACTGGAGAGGCAGATTCCCCCAGAGAGCTCCATGGGCATGGGCCCTCTATTGGTCTCCCAGATGCCTCAGGGAGTGGGAGGGCAGCCACGGGATGGCTCCAGTGCTCACCGTAGATCCAGCAAGCAGCATCTGTGTAACTCCTGTGGCAAAAACTTCTCCTCTGCCAGCGCCCTGCAGATCCATGAAAGGACTCACACTGGCGAGAAGCCCTTTGGCTGCACCATTTGTGGCAGGGCCTTCACCACTAAAGGCAACCTCAag GTGCACGTTGGAACTCACATGTGGAACAGCTCTGCGAGGCGTGGCCAGCGCCTCTCTCTGGACAACCCCATGGCCCTGATGGCGATGAGCTCAGAGTCTGGCAACATGATGCCAGAGATGATGCCATCTCCCAGGGAACTGGGTCCTCCTCCGCCGATGAACTTCGACCAGTCTCTGTGGAACCAGTACACTGCTGCTTTCACCAATGGCCTGTCCATGAAGACTAACGAGATCTCTGTGATCCAAAATGGCGGAATGCCTGGTAGCCTAGCCGGTGGTCCTACGGTCTGCTCTACTGGAGGCCTGATGGAAATGGATGGGTCCCACTCTGGCCTGCCTGCCACCATGGCAGAGATGGAAAGGAATGGCTCAGAGTGTGTGGCTAGATCTCAGTTCCAACATTTCATGGAGGAAGGGAAAATTGCAGTGAACTAG